Proteins co-encoded in one Melospiza melodia melodia isolate bMelMel2 chromosome 8, bMelMel2.pri, whole genome shotgun sequence genomic window:
- the FZD7 gene encoding frizzled-7, with product MQAGRECGGAAAAGCPLLGLAALLAALLGTPAGATAQQYHGEKGISVPDHGFCQPISIPLCTDIAYNQTILPNLLGHTNQEDAGLEVHQFYPLVKVQCSPELKFFLCSMYAPVCTVLEQAIPPCRSLCERARQGCEALMNKFGFQWPERLRCENFPVHGAGEICVGQNTSDAPPGPGGAAGRGITAHPTAGYLPDFLTPPQPPSGFSFSCPRQLKVPSYLGYRFLGERDCGAPCEPARPNGLMYFKEAEVRFARLWVGVWSVLCCASTLFTVLTYLVDMRRFSYPERPIIFLSGCYFMVAVAYAAGFLLEERVVCLERFSEDGYRTVAQGTKKEGCTILFMILYFFGMASSIWWVILSLTWFLAAGMKWGHEAIEANSQYFHLAAWAVPAVKTITILAMGQVDGDVLSGVCYVGIYSVDSLRGFVLAPLFVYLFIGTSFLLAGFVSLFRIRTIMKHDGTKTEKLEKLMVRIGVFSVLYTVPATIVLACYFYEQAFRGTWEKTWLLQTCKTYAVPCPSHFAPMSPDFTVFMIKYLMTMIVGITTGFWIWSGKTLQSWRRFYHRLSTGSKGETAV from the coding sequence ATGCAGGCTGGACGAGAATGCGGCGGAGCGGCTGCCGCCGGCTGCCCCTTGCTGGGGCTGGCCGCGCTGCTGGCCGCGCTGCTGGGGACCCCCGCGGGTGCCACGGCGCAGCAGTACCACGGCGAGAAGGGCATCTCCGTGCCGGACCACGGTTTCTGCCAACCCATCTCCATCCCGCTCTGCACGGATATCGCCTACAACCAGACCATCCTGCCCAACCTGCTGGGCCACACCAACCAGGAGGACGCAGGGCTGGAGGTGCACCAGTTCTACCCGCTGGTCAAGGTGCAGTGCTCGCCCGAGCTGAAGTTCTTCCTCTGTTCCATGTACGCGCCGGTGTGCACCGTGCTGGAGCAGGCCATCCCACCCTGCCGCTCCCTCTGCGAGCGGGCCCGTCAGGGCTGCGAGGCCCTCATGAACAAGTTCGGCTTccagtggccagagcggcttcgCTGCGAGAACTTCCCCGTTCACGGTGCGGGTGAGATCTGCGTGGGGCAGAACACGTCGGATGCCCCACCAGGACCTGGTGGTGCGGCGGGTCGGGGGATCACTGCCCACCCCACAGCTGGCTACCTCCCTGACTTTCTTACCCCACCACAGCCACCCTCTGGCTTCTCCTTCTCTTGCCCGCGGCAGCTCAAAGTGCCCTCCTACTTGGGCTACCGGTTCCTGGGGGAGCGGGACTGCGGAGCCCCCTGTGAGCCAGCCCGGCCCAATGGGCTCATGTACTTCAAGGAGGCAGAGGTGCGATTTGCCCGGCTGTGGGTGGGCGTGTGGTCTGTGCTTTGCTGCGCCTCCACCCTCTTCACCGTGCTCACCTACCTGGTAGACATGCGTCGTTTCAGCTACCCGGAGAGGCCCATCATCTTCCTCTCGGGCTGCTACTTCATGGTCGCCGTGGCCTACGCAGCAGGCTTTTTGCTGGAGGAGCGGGTGGTGTGTCTAGAGCGCTTCTCTGAGGATGGCTACCGCACCGTGGCCCAAGGTACCAAGAAAGAAGGCTGCACCATCCTCTTCATGATCCTTTACTTCTTCGGCATGGCCAGCTCCATCTGGTGGGTCATCCTGTCCCTCACCTGGTTCCTGGCTGCTGGCATGAAGTGGGGCCATGAGGCCATTGAGGCCAACTCCCAGTATTTTCATCtggctgcctgggctgtgcccgctGTCAAAACCATCACCatcttggccatggggcaggtgGATGGGGATGTACTCAGTGGGGTGTGTTACGTAGGTATCTACAGTGTGGACTCGCTGAGGGGCTTTGTGCTGGCGCCTTTGTTTGTGTATCTCTTCATTGGCACTTCCTTCTTGCTGGCTGGCTTTGTGTCCTTGTTTCGCATCCGCACCATCATGAAGCACGATGGCACCAAGACGGAGAAACTGGAGAAGCTGATGGTGCGCATTGGTGTCTTCAGCGTCCTCTACACGGTGCCTGCCACCATTGTACTGGCGTGTTACTTCTACGAGCAGGCCTTCCGTGGCACCTGGGAGAAGACATGGCTCCTCCAGACCTGCAAAACGTACGCGGTGCCCTGTCCCAGCCACTTTGCCCCTATGAGCCCAGACTTCACTGTCTTCATGATCAAGTACCTCATGACCATGATTGTTGGGATCACGACTGGCTTCTGGATTTGGTCTGGCAAAACCCTTCAGTCCTGGCGACGCTTCTACCACAGACTCAGTACCGGCAGCAAAGGCGAGACGGCAGTATGA